Within Cellulophaga sp. L1A9, the genomic segment GAGCCATCAATAAAATACCTGTGCTCATAACCATAACCATATTCCCTAGCTTTCTTCTTTGTTGACGATCAAAGTCTCCTTGTTGCTCATCTGCAATATAAGGGGTTTCTAAATCTTGGAAAAAACGTTCTGTTTCTTGTTTATTCTTGTCTTTGGCTTCCTTGTAAAATAATGAAGTTGCCCAGAAAAAACCAGAAGTGATAAATACATGACCTGCAATCGTTAAAATTATATTCATGTCAATAATCTCCCGATCGGTAAGTGATTCTATACCAAATATGGATGCGCAAACTTCTGCAGTGAACACATTCATAACAAACCAAGAAACAAAAAAACCAACTACAATAGTCACCCAAGGTGCCCAAACCGGAGTCTTTTTTACAATAATTCCAATCACTAGCGGCACCATCATTGGTAGCTGAACCATAGTAGAGACAGACATCATAAGCTCAAAAAGACTAAGTTCTTTAAGCGATGCAAAATATAACGCAGCAAGAATAACACCTAGGCCACTAATAAAACTAACCAGCTGACTGATTCGCAACAACTTCTTGTCATTGGTTTGCTTATTCCTTTTAGCGAGAAAAGGTTGATAAATACTACGGACAAAGATTCCTGCATTTTTATTTAGCGCTGAATCCATAGATGACATAGAAGCTGCAAAAAGTGCGGCCATTAGTAATCCAATTGTCCCAATAGGCATTGCATTACGTGCAAACACTAAATAAACTGCGTCTGCTGCCTTGTTGCCTAATTGCGAGTACCCAGCCGCTGCATCAGGGTATAGGCTCGCTGCTGCCCATGGTGGTATGAACCAAATAATAGTTCCAACTCCCATCAAAACCATAGCTAATAAGGATGCTTTACGAGCATTGAAGGAATCTTTTGCATTAAGGAACCTAAAGGAATCATGAAGATTCATCATGGTTATGATCTGTTTAGGCAAAAAGAAAATAAACGTTCCGATTAATATTAAAGGGTAGTTCATATTTGGGCCTACAAGAAAACCGCCTGGAAAATTTTCGACCATTTTAACAGGTCCACCAACTTTTACTAAAGCCACCACTGAACAAGCTACAGAAACTACGGCTACTACTAAAGTTTGCATAAAGTCTGATGCAACAACTCCCCAAGCGCCTGATAATACAGAAACAAAAAGTACTGTAACACCAATTGCAATAATAGTTAAACTAATATCTGCATCAAAAACGGCACTCGTGAATACACCTAAAGCGTTTAACCAAACACCAGCATTCAAAAATGAGAATACAATTAATGCCCATGAAAAGAATTGTTCATTTTGAGATCCAAACCTCCCTTTTATTGCCTGTGTGGGCGTATCCACCCTCATTTGCCTAAATCTTTGAGCAAAATATGCCCATCCGCAAAAGAAAGCAAATGTATTGCCAATATACACGGCGACAATAGCAAAACCGTCTGTGAAGGCCTTACCTGCTGCACCAGTGAAAGTCACGGCTGAAAATTGCGCCATAAAAGCTGTTGACCCCACCATCCACCATAACATCCTTCCACCACCACGAAAATAATCACTGGTAGATTTACTGGCCATTCGTGAAAAAACGACACCAATTGCGAGGATTAATATAAAATAGAGGCCAATTACAAGATAGTCGTAAAACATAGATTTGCCTTTTTATTGTAGATGACGAACATCTGTCCAGTTATTATTTTTTCTAATCAAATCAATAAATTGTTGGTACAAACTACCTTCCTTGAAAGTTTGGTAAGGCTCAACTTGTTCTCCTTTAATATCCTTAACGAATTCGCTGACTAAGTAATGCCAATTTCGTTCTGTATCCCCATTAACTTTTGGCTGACGATCAACAATATCTTGCGGTAATGCCAATTCTTTCCATTCTTTATTTTTGTCCCATATAAATAGAGGCCCCATACCATAGTGACCTTCAATGAAAATGGCTCCTTCCGTACCATAAAAGACAATATGATTCTCATGATACTTAGGATTAAGAC encodes:
- a CDS encoding transporter, whose protein sequence is MFYDYLVIGLYFILILAIGVVFSRMASKSTSDYFRGGGRMLWWMVGSTAFMAQFSAVTFTGAAGKAFTDGFAIVAVYIGNTFAFFCGWAYFAQRFRQMRVDTPTQAIKGRFGSQNEQFFSWALIVFSFLNAGVWLNALGVFTSAVFDADISLTIIAIGVTVLFVSVLSGAWGVVASDFMQTLVVAVVSVACSVVALVKVGGPVKMVENFPGGFLVGPNMNYPLILIGTFIFFLPKQIITMMNLHDSFRFLNAKDSFNARKASLLAMVLMGVGTIIWFIPPWAAASLYPDAAAGYSQLGNKAADAVYLVFARNAMPIGTIGLLMAALFAASMSSMDSALNKNAGIFVRSIYQPFLAKRNKQTNDKKLLRISQLVSFISGLGVILAALYFASLKELSLFELMMSVSTMVQLPMMVPLVIGIIVKKTPVWAPWVTIVVGFFVSWFVMNVFTAEVCASIFGIESLTDREIIDMNIILTIAGHVFITSGFFWATSLFYKEAKDKNKQETERFFQDLETPYIADEQQGDFDRQQRRKLGNMVMVMSTGILLMALIPNPFWGRILFAVCALIISGIGFLLKHSAKDKITST